In one window of Deinococcus sonorensis KR-87 DNA:
- a CDS encoding MFS transporter, translating into MARWPLTGGVSIALAVTLGHLINDAYGAMLTPLAPALRGQYHVSIAAVTLLASVFSLTSSVLQPLLGVIGDRLDRRVMAAAGPALTGLGLTLMGYAPTFGLLTLLVALAGFGSGFFHPAGAAYTALHSPRHQRGLWASIFSAGGTAGSALGPVFAGVGLHQLPIFGVLGLLVGAVSYVITPADKPAGPRPSMLEYLGIFRGPIVRLWGMAVLRSLAGMGYTTMLPFILLGRGYGTRATALTLAVFAVASAVGGLLGGRLSDTLGRVPILRAASVVPLPLFAAVLFSTPDQWWFYPLTFIAAALINASIPVGVVTAQEYAPRHVAVASSIMMGFSWGFAGILVFLVGVLADQTSPVVAALASLGLLLPAALLAATLPEPERPQLS; encoded by the coding sequence ATGGCCCGCTGGCCGTTGACCGGCGGCGTGAGTATCGCGCTGGCCGTCACGCTGGGTCACCTGATCAACGATGCCTACGGCGCGATGCTCACCCCCCTGGCCCCGGCCCTGCGCGGGCAGTACCACGTGAGCATCGCGGCGGTGACGCTGCTCGCCAGCGTGTTCTCGCTGACCAGCAGCGTGCTGCAGCCGCTGCTCGGCGTGATCGGCGACCGGCTGGACCGCCGCGTGATGGCCGCCGCCGGCCCCGCCCTGACCGGGCTGGGCCTGACGCTGATGGGCTACGCGCCCACCTTCGGACTGCTGACGCTGCTGGTGGCGCTGGCCGGGTTCGGCAGCGGCTTCTTTCATCCGGCCGGCGCGGCGTACACCGCCCTGCATAGCCCGCGCCACCAGCGGGGCCTGTGGGCCAGCATCTTCAGCGCCGGCGGCACCGCCGGTTCCGCGCTGGGGCCGGTGTTCGCGGGGGTGGGCCTGCACCAGCTGCCGATCTTCGGGGTGCTGGGGCTGCTGGTGGGCGCGGTGTCATACGTGATCACCCCGGCAGACAAGCCGGCCGGCCCGCGGCCCAGCATGCTGGAGTATCTCGGCATCTTCCGGGGACCGATCGTGCGGCTGTGGGGCATGGCGGTGCTGCGCTCGCTGGCCGGCATGGGGTACACCACCATGCTGCCGTTCATCCTGCTGGGGCGCGGGTACGGAACCCGCGCCACTGCGCTGACGCTGGCCGTGTTCGCGGTCGCCTCGGCGGTGGGCGGGCTGCTGGGCGGGCGGCTCTCCGACACGCTGGGCCGGGTGCCGATCCTTCGCGCAGCCAGCGTGGTGCCGCTGCCGCTGTTCGCTGCGGTGCTGTTCAGCACCCCCGACCAGTGGTGGTTCTATCCGCTGACCTTCATCGCGGCCGCGCTGATCAATGCCAGCATCCCGGTGGGGGTGGTGACGGCGCAGGAGTATGCCCCGCGCCACGTCGCGGTGGCGAGCAGCATCATGATGGGCTTCTCGTGGGGCTTCGCCGGCATCCTGGTGTTCCTGGTGGGGGTGCTGGCCGACCAGACCAGCCCGGTGGTGGCGGCGCTGGCCAGCCTGGGCCTGCTGCTGCCAGCGGCCCTGCTGGCCGCCACCCTGCCGGAACCCGAGCGGCCCCAGCTGTCCTAG
- the hutI gene encoding imidazolonepropionase produces the protein MPGAEPAVTLFTGIAQLVTPPAGPQRGAAMRRLTVIPDAALLVQGDRVAWVGQRQDAPDAATTHDLGGAAVTPALIDPHTHAVWAGDRLADFEARAEGVSYEALLARGGGIRHTARATQAASVEQLSALARPRLEALQRSGAGTIEIKSGYGLDFAGELRMLRAVALLAQQVKGTLCPTLLLHVPPTEGRVQHVRDVCETLIPQVARERLATAVDVFCEREAYTLSETRDLLTAARAHGLAVKLHADQFHCIGGTELACEMGALSVDHLEASGEAQIRALAGSATLATVLPGVSLHLGLSAAPGRALIDAGAAVAVGTDLNPGSSPLFSVQQALALSVRLNGLTPAEALTACTVNAAAALGLHNRGALVPGQRADFLALHGPDWRDLAYTLGASPVQAVYLGGDQRA, from the coding sequence ATGCCTGGAGCTGAGCCGGCCGTCACCCTGTTCACCGGCATCGCCCAGCTGGTCACGCCGCCCGCCGGACCGCAGCGCGGTGCGGCGATGCGCAGGCTGACGGTCATCCCGGACGCGGCGCTGCTGGTGCAGGGAGACCGGGTGGCCTGGGTCGGGCAGCGGCAGGACGCGCCGGACGCGGCCACCACCCACGACCTGGGCGGCGCGGCCGTGACGCCTGCGCTGATTGACCCGCATACCCACGCCGTGTGGGCCGGCGACCGGCTGGCCGACTTCGAGGCGCGGGCCGAAGGAGTGAGCTACGAGGCGCTGCTGGCCCGGGGCGGCGGCATCCGGCATACTGCGCGCGCCACCCAGGCGGCGAGCGTGGAGCAGCTGAGCGCGCTGGCCCGGCCCCGGCTGGAGGCGCTGCAGCGCTCCGGCGCCGGCACCATCGAGATCAAGAGCGGGTACGGCCTGGACTTTGCGGGTGAGCTGCGGATGCTGCGGGCGGTCGCGCTGCTGGCCCAGCAGGTCAAGGGCACCCTTTGCCCCACCCTGCTGCTGCACGTGCCCCCGACCGAGGGGCGGGTCCAGCACGTCCGGGACGTGTGCGAGACGCTGATTCCGCAGGTGGCCCGCGAGCGGCTGGCCACGGCCGTGGACGTGTTCTGCGAGCGGGAGGCCTACACGCTGTCCGAGACGCGTGACCTGCTCACCGCGGCCCGCGCGCACGGCCTCGCGGTGAAGCTGCACGCCGACCAGTTCCACTGCATCGGCGGCACCGAGCTGGCCTGCGAGATGGGCGCGTTGAGCGTGGACCATCTGGAGGCCAGCGGCGAGGCCCAGATCCGCGCGCTGGCCGGCAGTGCTACCCTCGCCACCGTGCTGCCGGGCGTGTCGCTGCACCTGGGCCTGAGCGCCGCGCCGGGCCGCGCCCTGATCGACGCGGGGGCGGCCGTGGCGGTGGGCACCGACCTGAACCCCGGCAGTTCCCCGCTCTTCAGCGTGCAGCAGGCGCTGGCCCTCAGCGTCCGGCTGAACGGCCTCACGCCGGCCGAGGCGCTCACCGCCTGCACCGTCAATGCCGCCGCGGCGCTGGGTCTGCACAACCGGGGCGCGCTGGTGCCCGGCCAGCGGGCCGATTTCCTGGCGCTGCACGGTCCTGACTGGCGCGACCTGGCGTATACGCTGGGGGCCAGTCCGGTTCAGGCCGTGTATCTGGGGGGCGACCAGCGTGCCTGA
- a CDS encoding M36 family metallopeptidase: MMKRTGLLAVCTAILIAACNQPVAGPHLGVLGGAGKPPTTQTTARASVFLPNPVQTSGNETLTDQKDADSAVPASAYYPVTLSHLDGSGYLSGDYAKVISETGTPVYGAGPFSYTRDQDGFEQVMAYYWVTEAQLYLQSLGFGTTLPAVNQRQQQIRVSQYGVDNSFQTDKQDLLRFGKGGVDDAEDGEVIVHEYGHAVQAAQVPGFGTSLEAGSIGEAFGDYLALTVAASVAPANGAAIRTPLPCLMDWDSTSYTSTVPHCIRRTDTNKHYPEDVVGEVHADGEIWSRALWDIRQALGARTADRIIVDAQFRFTPDVSFAAAAQATVDTAQALSGSTAARAVRTAFVSRGILK; encoded by the coding sequence ATGATGAAGCGCACGGGACTGCTGGCCGTCTGTACCGCCATTCTCATTGCTGCCTGCAACCAGCCGGTGGCCGGACCACACCTGGGCGTGTTGGGCGGCGCGGGCAAGCCGCCCACCACCCAGACCACCGCCCGCGCCAGCGTGTTCCTGCCCAACCCGGTCCAGACCAGCGGCAACGAGACGCTCACCGACCAGAAGGACGCCGACTCAGCGGTGCCGGCCAGCGCCTATTACCCGGTCACGCTCAGCCACCTGGACGGCAGCGGGTACCTCAGCGGCGACTACGCCAAGGTGATCAGCGAGACCGGGACGCCGGTGTACGGCGCCGGCCCGTTCAGCTACACGCGCGATCAGGACGGCTTCGAGCAGGTGATGGCCTACTACTGGGTCACGGAGGCGCAGCTGTACCTGCAGTCGCTCGGCTTCGGCACCACCCTGCCGGCAGTCAACCAGCGCCAGCAGCAGATCCGGGTCTCGCAGTACGGCGTGGACAACTCGTTCCAGACCGACAAGCAGGACCTGCTGCGCTTCGGCAAGGGTGGCGTGGACGACGCCGAGGACGGCGAGGTGATCGTGCACGAGTACGGCCACGCGGTGCAGGCGGCGCAGGTGCCGGGCTTCGGCACCAGCCTGGAGGCCGGAAGCATCGGGGAAGCGTTCGGAGACTATCTGGCCCTGACCGTCGCGGCCTCGGTGGCCCCGGCCAACGGCGCCGCGATCCGCACGCCGCTGCCGTGCCTGATGGACTGGGACAGCACGTCGTACACCAGCACCGTGCCGCACTGCATCCGCCGCACCGACACGAACAAGCACTACCCGGAGGACGTGGTGGGCGAGGTGCACGCCGACGGGGAGATCTGGTCGCGGGCCCTGTGGGACATCCGGCAGGCGCTGGGGGCGCGCACCGCCGACCGGATCATCGTGGACGCGCAGTTCCGCTTCACCCCGGATGTAAGCTTCGCCGCCGCTGCGCAGGCCACCGTGGACACGGCCCAGGCGCTGTCCGGCAGCACGGCGGCCCGAGCTGTCCGCACCGCCTTCGTGAGTCGCGGCATCCTAAAGTAG
- a CDS encoding arginase family protein, which translates to MTHLPYGGIASFVRAPLVDPDGDWRATFAVLGIPFDIALGFRPGARFAPRALREASLRYVPPFTGLDGRARLDASSQTDPLFVDAGDVVLPSLEPELARERITQAARAVRARCRVPVFLGGDHSVSYPLLLAFHDVPDLHVIQLDAHLDYTDVRNDTRYSNSSPFRRATEALPNLKHITTFGLRGLRFDPEAVAAARARGHTLVPMEQVETDLDRLLSALPPGQNVYLSVDVDALDPAVLPGTSSPEPDGFSYRLALQLIASVVRRHRLVGLDVVELAPTLDPSGRSELIAARLILETLAEVQDAWS; encoded by the coding sequence ATGACCCACCTGCCCTACGGAGGCATCGCCAGCTTCGTGCGGGCGCCGCTGGTGGACCCGGACGGGGACTGGCGGGCCACCTTCGCGGTGCTGGGCATTCCCTTCGACATCGCGCTGGGCTTCCGGCCCGGCGCCCGCTTCGCTCCCCGGGCGCTGCGCGAGGCCAGCCTGCGGTATGTGCCGCCCTTCACCGGGCTGGACGGCCGGGCGCGGCTGGATGCGTCCAGCCAGACGGACCCGCTGTTCGTGGACGCGGGCGACGTGGTGCTGCCCAGCCTGGAACCGGAACTGGCCCGCGAGCGCATCACCCAGGCGGCCCGGGCGGTGCGGGCCCGCTGCCGGGTGCCCGTCTTTCTGGGCGGCGACCACAGCGTGAGTTATCCACTGCTGCTGGCCTTCCACGACGTGCCGGACCTGCACGTGATCCAACTGGACGCCCACCTGGACTACACGGACGTGCGCAATGACACGCGCTACAGCAACTCCAGCCCCTTCCGTCGGGCGACCGAAGCGCTGCCGAACCTGAAGCACATCACCACCTTCGGCCTGCGCGGCCTGCGCTTCGACCCGGAGGCGGTGGCGGCGGCGCGGGCACGCGGACACACCCTGGTGCCGATGGAGCAGGTGGAAACGGACCTGGACCGGCTGCTCTCAGCGCTGCCACCCGGACAGAACGTCTACCTGAGCGTGGACGTGGACGCCCTGGACCCGGCGGTGCTGCCCGGCACCAGCAGCCCGGAACCGGACGGCTTCAGCTACCGGCTGGCCCTGCAGCTGATCGCCAGTGTGGTGCGGCGGCACCGGCTGGTGGGCCTGGACGTGGTGGAACTGGCCCCCACCCTGGACCCCAGCGGGCGCAGCGAGCTGATCGCCGCGCGGCTGATTCTGGAGACGCTGGCGGAGGTGCAGGATGCCTGGAGCTGA
- the hutU gene encoding urocanate hydratase has protein sequence MTTIPVVRAARGSTRTAKGWIQEAAKRMLMNNLDPEVAEHPEQLIVYGGRGKAARDWPSFHRIIEVLDRLENDQTLLVQSGKPVAVLNTHQLAPRVLIANSNLVPHWATWETFDRLDQAGLMMYGQMTAGSWIYIGTQGILQGTYETFAGAAQKHFGGSLKGTITVTAGLGGMGGAQPLAVRLAGGVCICIEVDPTRIQKRLETRYLDTVAASLDDALTQAQAARDAGEALSIGLLGNAAELLPDLVRRGFTPDLVTDQTSAHDPMWGYLPVPRPDEDLNELRRTRPDEYLQRAREGMAAHVRAIIELQRRGAVAFDYGNNLREQARLAGVDDAFSYPGFVPAFIRDSFCEGRGPFRWVALSGDPADIHATDQALLELFPEDARLQSWLRYAADQISFQGLPARICWLGYRERDRAALLFNQMVADGRLSAPIVIGRDHLDAGSVASPYRETEAMLDGSDAVSDWPLLNFATGVASGAGWMSFHHGGGVGMGYSQHSGLVAVADGSEEAAWRLSRCLTNDPAMGVIRHADAGYELAQDVARDRGLDLPSLGIHDRAQDA, from the coding sequence ATGACCACCATCCCCGTCGTGCGCGCCGCACGTGGCTCTACCCGCACCGCCAAAGGCTGGATTCAGGAAGCTGCCAAACGCATGCTGATGAACAACCTCGACCCGGAGGTGGCCGAGCATCCGGAGCAGCTGATCGTGTATGGGGGGCGCGGCAAGGCGGCCCGCGACTGGCCCAGCTTTCACCGGATTATCGAAGTGCTGGACCGGCTGGAGAACGACCAGACCCTGCTGGTGCAGTCCGGCAAACCCGTGGCGGTGCTGAACACCCACCAGCTCGCGCCGCGCGTGCTGATCGCCAACAGCAACCTGGTACCGCACTGGGCGACCTGGGAGACGTTTGACCGGCTGGATCAGGCGGGCCTGATGATGTACGGCCAGATGACCGCCGGATCGTGGATCTACATCGGCACCCAGGGCATCCTGCAGGGCACCTACGAGACCTTCGCGGGCGCGGCCCAGAAGCACTTCGGCGGCTCGCTGAAGGGCACCATCACCGTCACGGCGGGGCTGGGCGGCATGGGCGGCGCGCAGCCGCTGGCGGTGCGGCTGGCGGGCGGGGTGTGCATCTGCATCGAGGTGGACCCCACCCGCATCCAGAAGCGGCTGGAGACCCGATACCTGGACACGGTGGCGGCCAGCCTGGACGACGCCCTGACGCAGGCGCAGGCGGCCCGGGATGCTGGGGAAGCGCTCAGCATCGGGCTGCTGGGCAACGCCGCCGAACTGCTGCCGGACCTGGTACGCCGCGGCTTCACGCCGGACCTGGTCACGGACCAGACCAGCGCCCACGACCCGATGTGGGGCTACCTGCCGGTCCCCCGTCCCGACGAGGACCTGAACGAGCTGCGCCGGACCCGGCCGGACGAGTACCTGCAGCGCGCGCGCGAGGGCATGGCCGCGCACGTGCGCGCCATCATCGAATTGCAGCGGCGCGGGGCGGTGGCCTTCGACTATGGCAACAACCTGCGCGAGCAGGCCCGGCTGGCCGGCGTGGACGACGCGTTCAGCTACCCGGGCTTCGTGCCGGCCTTCATCCGCGACAGCTTCTGCGAGGGGCGCGGGCCATTCCGCTGGGTGGCGCTCAGCGGCGACCCGGCCGACATCCACGCCACCGATCAGGCGCTGCTGGAGCTGTTCCCCGAGGACGCCCGGCTGCAGTCGTGGCTGCGCTACGCGGCCGACCAGATCAGCTTCCAGGGGCTGCCAGCGCGCATCTGCTGGCTCGGCTACCGTGAACGCGACCGGGCCGCGCTGCTGTTCAACCAGATGGTGGCCGACGGGCGGCTCTCGGCGCCGATCGTGATCGGGCGCGACCACCTGGACGCCGGCAGCGTGGCCAGCCCCTACCGCGAGACCGAGGCGATGCTGGACGGCTCCGACGCGGTGTCGGACTGGCCGCTGCTGAACTTCGCCACCGGCGTGGCCAGCGGCGCCGGCTGGATGAGCTTTCACCACGGCGGCGGCGTAGGGATGGGCTACAGCCAGCATTCCGGCCTGGTGGCGGTGGCAGACGGCAGCGAGGAGGCGGCCTGGCGGCTGTCGCGCTGCCTGACCAACGACCCGGCGATGGGCGTGATCCGCCACGCGGACGCCGGCTACGAGCTGGCCCAGGACGTGGCGCGGGACCGTGGCCTGGACCTCCCGAGCCTGGGCATCCACGACCGGGCGCAGGACGCATGA
- the hutH gene encoding histidine ammonia-lyase, producing MILDQTLTLSDFERVVRGGEQVRLSDAARERVRRARAVIERIVDGPNAVYGVNTGFGKFATVQVAPDQLAALQRNLIMSHAIGVGEPLPAEVVRGMLLLRAQSLALGHSGVREEVVELLLTLLNAGAHPVIPAQGSVGASGDLAPLAHLALALIGLGELEHAGRVRPAGEVLAELHLSPLVLQAKEGLALINGTQLMGSLLALGVLDARRLLDTATLAAAMTVEGMRGSHQPFRDDVVRLRPHPGALEVAAQLRSHLSGSQIAPSHANCGRVQDAYSLRAAPQVHGASRDVIQETERVLAVEFASVTDNPLIFPDTGEVISGGNFHGQPLALAADALTVAVAELASISERRCEQLLNPALSGLPGFLTPQGGLNSGLMIAQYTAAALVSENKVLAHPASVDSIPTSANQEDHVSMGAHACRKLHQVLNNTAAVIAVELLCAAQALDFQPLQPGLGVARAYRSIRGWVAAMQEDRYYKPDLDRLTAAVRQGELLEQQVGA from the coding sequence ATGATTCTCGATCAGACCCTGACCCTCTCCGACTTCGAGCGCGTGGTGCGTGGCGGTGAACAGGTCCGCCTCTCCGACGCGGCCCGTGAGCGCGTCCGCCGGGCTCGCGCCGTCATCGAGCGGATCGTGGACGGCCCGAATGCGGTGTACGGCGTGAACACCGGCTTCGGCAAGTTCGCCACTGTGCAGGTGGCCCCGGATCAGCTGGCCGCCCTGCAGCGCAACCTGATCATGTCGCACGCCATCGGGGTGGGCGAGCCGCTGCCGGCGGAGGTGGTGCGCGGCATGCTGCTGCTGCGGGCGCAATCGCTCGCGCTCGGTCACTCGGGCGTGCGCGAGGAGGTGGTGGAGCTGCTGCTGACGCTGCTGAATGCCGGGGCGCATCCGGTGATCCCGGCGCAGGGTTCGGTGGGCGCCAGCGGCGACCTGGCCCCACTGGCCCACCTGGCCCTGGCGCTGATCGGGCTGGGCGAACTGGAGCATGCGGGCCGGGTGCGCCCGGCCGGCGAGGTGCTGGCCGAGCTGCACCTTTCCCCGCTGGTGCTGCAGGCCAAGGAGGGGCTGGCGCTGATCAACGGCACGCAGCTGATGGGCAGCCTGCTGGCGCTGGGGGTGCTGGACGCGAGGCGGCTGCTGGACACCGCGACCCTGGCCGCCGCCATGACGGTGGAGGGCATGCGCGGCAGTCATCAGCCGTTCCGCGACGATGTGGTACGGCTGCGGCCCCACCCCGGCGCGCTGGAGGTGGCCGCTCAGCTCCGGTCGCACCTGAGCGGCAGCCAGATTGCGCCGTCCCACGCCAACTGCGGGCGGGTGCAGGACGCCTACAGCCTGCGCGCCGCGCCGCAGGTGCACGGCGCGTCGCGGGACGTGATTCAGGAAACCGAGCGGGTGCTGGCGGTGGAGTTCGCCTCGGTCACCGACAACCCGCTGATCTTCCCCGACACCGGCGAGGTGATCAGCGGCGGCAACTTTCACGGGCAGCCGCTGGCGCTGGCCGCCGACGCGCTGACGGTGGCGGTGGCCGAACTGGCGAGCATCAGCGAGCGCAGATGCGAGCAGCTGCTCAATCCGGCGCTCAGCGGGCTGCCGGGCTTCCTGACGCCGCAGGGCGGGCTGAACAGCGGCCTGATGATCGCGCAGTACACCGCTGCCGCGCTGGTCAGCGAGAACAAGGTGCTGGCGCATCCGGCCAGCGTGGACAGCATTCCCACCAGCGCCAACCAGGAGGACCATGTCAGCATGGGCGCGCACGCCTGCCGCAAGCTGCATCAGGTGCTGAACAACACGGCCGCCGTGATCGCGGTGGAACTGCTGTGCGCGGCGCAGGCGCTGGACTTCCAGCCGCTGCAGCCGGGCCTGGGCGTGGCGCGCGCCTACCGCAGCATCCGCGGCTGGGTCGCGGCCATGCAGGAGGACCGCTACTACAAGCCGGACCTGGACCGCCTGACTGCGGCGGTCCGGCAGGGCGAGCTGCTGGAGCAGCAGGTCGGCGCGTGA